From Juglans regia cultivar Chandler chromosome 8, Walnut 2.0, whole genome shotgun sequence, the proteins below share one genomic window:
- the LOC109007458 gene encoding serine/arginine-rich splicing factor SC35-like isoform X2 gives MSHFGRAGPPDIRDTYSLLVLNITFRTSADDLFPLFDKYGKVVDVFIPRDRRTGESRGFAFVRYKYADEAQKAVEKLDGKIVDGREIMVQFAKYGPNAERIHKGKISETTSKTKGRSRSRSPRPRHRDEDRDRDRDRDRDNKRRSRSRSRERSDRDRIRGREREHRRRSRSRSASPGHQKDRGRGRHEDERRSRSRSYDSASPARRSPLPQRSLSPRRTPPGVESPDARTHNGAPVSKTVSPVGQRGDSQSPASRSPDADD, from the exons ATGTCGCACTTTGGGAGAGCCGGACCTCCGGATATCAGAGACACCTACTCCCTCCTCGTTCTCAACATCACTTTCC GAACCAGCGCTGATGATCTTTTTCCTCTCTTCGACAAGTACGGCAAGGTCGTCGACGTTTTTATCCCTAGAGACCGaag GACCGGAGAATCGCGAGGTTTCGCGTTTGTTCGGTACAAGTATGCGGACGAGGCACAGAAGGCCGTGGAGAAGCTTGATG GAAAAATTGTCGATGGCAGAGAGATTATGGTTCAGTTTGCCAAGTACGGCCCAAATGCCGAGCGAAT TCACAAGGGAAAGATATCAGAGACAACTTCAAAGACAAAAGGCAGGTCAAGAAGTCGGAGCCCTCGTCCCAG GCATCGGGATGAGGACAGGGACAGGGACAGGGACAGGGACAGGGACAACAAAAGGAGAAGTCGTAGTAGGAGTAGGGAGCGATCTGATCGTGATAGGATTCGTGGGAGGGAAAGAGAGCATCGTCGCAGGAGCAGGAGTCGTAGTGCAAGTCCTGGTCATCAGAAAGATCGTGGGAGAGGCAGACATGAAGATGAGCGGCGTAGTCGAAGCCGGTCATATGATAG TGCTTCCCCGGCTCGCCGTAGTCCCCTTCCTCAAAGGAGCCTATCTCCACGTAGGACACCTCCTGGCGTTGAAAGTCCTGATGCTCGCACACATAATGGAGCTCCTGTGTCAAAAACTGTTTCACCGGTTGGTCAACGGGGTGATTCTCAAAGCCCGGCTTCACGTAGTCCTGATGCTGAT GATTGA
- the LOC109007458 gene encoding serine/arginine-rich splicing factor SC35-like isoform X3: protein MSHFGRAGPPDIRDTYSLLVLNITFRTSADDLFPLFDKYGKVVDVFIPRDRRTGESRGFAFVRYKYADEAQKAVEKLDGKIVDGREIMVQFAKYGPNAERMHRDEDRDRDRDRDRDNKRRSRSRSRERSDRDRIRGREREHRRRSRSRSASPGHQKDRGRGRHEDERRSRSRSYDSASPARRSPLPQRSLSPRRTPPGVESPDARTHNGAPVSKTVSPVGQRGDSQSPASRSPDADD, encoded by the exons ATGTCGCACTTTGGGAGAGCCGGACCTCCGGATATCAGAGACACCTACTCCCTCCTCGTTCTCAACATCACTTTCC GAACCAGCGCTGATGATCTTTTTCCTCTCTTCGACAAGTACGGCAAGGTCGTCGACGTTTTTATCCCTAGAGACCGaag GACCGGAGAATCGCGAGGTTTCGCGTTTGTTCGGTACAAGTATGCGGACGAGGCACAGAAGGCCGTGGAGAAGCTTGATG GAAAAATTGTCGATGGCAGAGAGATTATGGTTCAGTTTGCCAAGTACGGCCCAAATGCCGAGCGAAT GCATCGGGATGAGGACAGGGACAGGGACAGGGACAGGGACAGGGACAACAAAAGGAGAAGTCGTAGTAGGAGTAGGGAGCGATCTGATCGTGATAGGATTCGTGGGAGGGAAAGAGAGCATCGTCGCAGGAGCAGGAGTCGTAGTGCAAGTCCTGGTCATCAGAAAGATCGTGGGAGAGGCAGACATGAAGATGAGCGGCGTAGTCGAAGCCGGTCATATGATAG TGCTTCCCCGGCTCGCCGTAGTCCCCTTCCTCAAAGGAGCCTATCTCCACGTAGGACACCTCCTGGCGTTGAAAGTCCTGATGCTCGCACACATAATGGAGCTCCTGTGTCAAAAACTGTTTCACCGGTTGGTCAACGGGGTGATTCTCAAAGCCCGGCTTCACGTAGTCCTGATGCTGAT GATTGA
- the LOC109007504 gene encoding uncharacterized protein LOC109007504 codes for MERSTPVRKPHTSTADLLTWPETPIVNSSAFASAASLAPVRSHQPSDGISKVVFGGQVTDEEVETLNKRKPCSGYKMKEMTGSGIFNGENDKEESGSANPILTSRTGIRMYQQAIAGMSHISFGEEESVSPKKPTTVPEVAKQRELSGTLDSESEATLKKQFSNAKCKELSGHDIFAPPPEILPQPVTARILDLKGSIEIGERASHNHAGGQRNIMSTEEPVMKTAKKIYNQKFSQLSGNDIFKGDVSLSSAEKPPSTAKLREMSGSDIFADGKVESRDYLGGVRKPPGGESSIALV; via the exons ATGGAGAGGAGCACTCCGGTGAGGAAGCCACACACATCCACCGCAGATCTGCTCACTTGGCCCGAAACCCCCATCGTCAATTCATCGGCCTTTGCGTCTGCGGCTTCTCTCGCCCCCGTTCGTTCCCACCAG CCCTCGGATGGGATCAGTAAGGTGGTGTTCGGAGGTCAGGTGACGGATGAGGAGGTCGAGACCTTAAACAAACG GAAACCTTGTTCTGGGTATAAAATGAAGGAGATGACTGGTAGTGGCATATTTAATGgagaaaatgataaagaagaatCTGGCAGTGCCAACCCTATATTGACTAGCAGAACAGGAATACGCATGTACCAG CAAGCAATTGCCGGAATGAGCCACATCTCATTTGGTGAGGAAGAGAGCGTTTCTCCCAAAAAGCCTACTACTGTGCCTGAGGTAGCAAAGCAACGTGAGCTAAGCGGGACCCTGGACAGTGAGTCAGAGGCAACGTTGAAGAAGCAGTTTTCTAATGCAAAGTGCAAGGAACTTTCTGGACATGACATCTTTGCGCCCCCTCCCGAAATTTTACCTCAGCCAGTAACTGCTCGCATATTAGACTTGAAAGGAAGCATAGAAATTGGGGAACGTGCTTCGCATAAT CACGCTGGAGGTCAGAGAAATATCATGTCCACTGAGGAACCTGTGATGAAGACAGCCAAGAAAATATATAACCAGAAATTTTCTCAGCTTTCCGGAAATGACATATTCAAGGGTGATGTTTCCCTGTCATCTGCTGAGAAACCACCGAGTACAGCAAAATTGCGAGAGATGAGTGGCAGTGACATCTTTGCTGACGGGAAGGTAGAGTCTCGAGACTATCTAGGTGGTGTACGCAAGCCCCCTGGCGGCGAGAGCAGCATTGCCTTGGTTTAA
- the LOC109007495 gene encoding putative pumilio homolog 10: MSEKDRRVMENMKRSGELGMLLNGIPNPNSPYLNIYHRLHHNHLGNGSPVGRVSLRSESSPSSSFSNGFCSSEDASPYPDSFEEVKHQTSSAQYLSINGKKGDDMGLCETLYRIHMDDRQGDGTDMRGFEVDFDGFGVYGPYLGVTTPWNVNHGGECNGFSNRSSGFEGFQSSHLGAPVSFIDDRRLKSLGFQGGYRESDSTGSYLAHHRLNALDSGPSSNANQMNYSMDKRNGSGCYYGGIQKPNQSTVRPSLRDASVSSRWCEISCNGVTGVMEPLSSPPSKQLPKLALNVDDSSSSRPIINERTREILNSVVPQSSMSTRGAEDVEAFSCDDNFIIKGGNCLNYSINKKPNNTSRSHKKNCRNEMAETNQRGKSSESDSHCSFANFFENDPIPSGGCPLFLPLPSCSLAEVQGYIYFLAKDQYGCRFLQRVFDKGACQDVQIIFNEIIGHVVELITDPFGNYLVQKLLDVCNEEQRMQIVLKVTNQSGQLMRISLDPHGTRVVQKLIETVETKKQISLLSSALELGFLTLVKDPNGNHVIQRCLQCFSNEDNKFIFVAAAKFCVDMATHRHGCCVLQRCIARSIAEHREKLVTEVSRDGILLAQDPYGNYVVQYLIELKIPSASSKLISQFKGNYAQLSMQKFSSHVVEKCLAHFEEHRSRIIYELLSVSHFDQLLQDRFANYVIQRALAVTKGPLHASLVEQVEAYKILSTNPYCRRIFSRKLLKK, encoded by the exons ATGTCTGAGAAGGATCGGAGGGTTATGGAGAACATGAAGAGGAGTGGAGAGCTTGGAATGTTGTTGAATGGGATTCCCAATCCAAATTCTCCTTACCTCAATATCTATCATCGTCTGCATCACAATCATCTCGGGAATGGCTCACCGGTTGGTAGAGTTTCTCTGCGATCAGAGTCCTCTCCTTCGAGTTCTTTCTCTAATGGGTTTTGCTCCTCTGAGGATGCTTCACCATATCCTGATTCATTTGAGGAGGTTAAGCATCAAACATCCAGTGCTCAGTACTTGAGCATCAATGGGAAGAAAGGGGATGACATGGGCTTGTGTGAGACTTTGTATAGAATACATATGGATGATCGACAGGGAGATGGTACTGATATGAGGGGATTTGAGGTGGATTTCGATGGGTTTGGGGTTTATGGTCCTTATTTGGGTGTGACTACCCCATGGAATGTGAACCATGGGGGGGAATGTAATGGTTTTAGCAACCGTTCTTCTGGCTTTGAGGGTTTTCAGTCCTCTCATCTCGGAGCTCCGGTGAGTTTCATCGATGATAGGAGGTTGAAATCGCTTGGTTTTCAGGGTGGATATAGAGAGAGTGATTCAACGGGGTCTTATCTCGCTCATCATCGGTTGAATGCTTTGGATTCTGGCCCCAGTTCTAACGCTAACCAAATGAATTATTCAATGGATAAAAGAAATGGCAGTGGATGTTACTACGGCGGTATTCAAAAGCCGAACCAATCTACTGTTAGGCCTTCCCTTAGAGACGCTTCTGTTAGCTCACGGTGGTGTGAAATAAGTTGCAATGGAGTGACGGGAGTTATGGAACCACTGAGTTCCCCTCCGTCGAAACAGCTCCCCAAGCTGGCTTTGAATGTAGATGATTCCTCAAGTAGTCGTCCCATTATAAATGAAAGGACTCGAGAAATCCTAAACAGCGTGGTTCCTCAATCTTCAATGTCTACGAGAGGTGCAGAGGACGTAGAGGCTTTTTCTTGTGATgataatttcatcataaaaGGAGGGAATTGTTTGAATTATTCCATCAACAAGAAACCCAACAACACTTCAAGGAGTCATAAGAAGAATTGTCGCAATGAGATGGCAGAAACAAACCAGCGAGGGAAAAGCTCTGAATCGGATAGTCACTGTAGTTTtgcaaatttttttgaaaatgatccGATTCCGAGTGGCGGTTGTCCGTTGTTCTTGCCACTGCCTTCTTGTTCTTTGGCTGAAGTCCagggttatatatatttcttagcaAAGGATCAATATGGTTGTCGCTTCTTACAGAGAGTGTTTGATAAGGGAGCATGTCAAGACGTGCAAATcatatttaatgaaattatcgGTCACGTTGTTGAACTTATCACCGATCCATTTGGAAATTACCTTGTGCAGAAGTTGTTGGATGTGTGCAATGAAGAACAGAGAATGCAGATAGTGCTCAAGGTGACAAACCAATCAGGACAACTCATGAGAATATCTCTGGACCCACATGG CACGCGTGTGGTACAGAAGTTGATCGAGACCGTGGAAACTAAGAAACAGATTTCGCTGCTTAGCTCAGCACTTGAACTGGGTTTTCTTACTCTTGTCAAGGATCCGAATGGCAACCATGTGATACAACGTTGCTTGCAATGTTTTAGCAATGAAGATAATAAG tttatttttgttgctgCTGCAAAGTTTTGTGTGGACATGGCAACTCATAGGCATGGATGTTGTGTACTGCAACGCTGCATTGCACGTTCAATTGCAGAACATCGAGAAAAGTTGGTCACTGAAGTTTCTAGAGATGGAATTCTACTCGCTCAAGACCCATATGG AAATTACGTTGTTCAGTATCTTATAGAGCTAAAGATCCCATCTGCTAGTTCCAAATTGATTTCTCAGTTTAAAGGGAACTACGCACAGCTCTCAATGCAGAAGTTCAGCAGCCACGTGGTTGAAAAATGCCTTGCACATTTTGAAGAACATAGGTCAAGAATCATCTACGAATTACTCTCAGTGTCTCACTTTGACCAATTGCTGCAGGACCGTTTTGCAAACTATGTCATTCAACGTGCTTTAGCAGTTACCAAG GGCCCTCTTCATGCTTCACTGGTTGAACAAGTAGAGGCTTACAAAATCTTAAGTACCAACCCATATTGCAGGAGGATTTTCTCACGGAAACTCTTGAAGAAGTGA
- the LOC109007458 gene encoding serine/arginine-rich splicing factor SC35-like isoform X1 has product MSHFGRAGPPDIRDTYSLLVLNITFRTSADDLFPLFDKYGKVVDVFIPRDRRTGESRGFAFVRYKYADEAQKAVEKLDGYFYFQKSDIYKHIIGWSYLCIYLICFTGKIVDGREIMVQFAKYGPNAERIHKGKISETTSKTKGRSRSRSPRPRHRDEDRDRDRDRDRDNKRRSRSRSRERSDRDRIRGREREHRRRSRSRSASPGHQKDRGRGRHEDERRSRSRSYDSASPARRSPLPQRSLSPRRTPPGVESPDARTHNGAPVSKTVSPVGQRGDSQSPASRSPDADD; this is encoded by the exons ATGTCGCACTTTGGGAGAGCCGGACCTCCGGATATCAGAGACACCTACTCCCTCCTCGTTCTCAACATCACTTTCC GAACCAGCGCTGATGATCTTTTTCCTCTCTTCGACAAGTACGGCAAGGTCGTCGACGTTTTTATCCCTAGAGACCGaag GACCGGAGAATCGCGAGGTTTCGCGTTTGTTCGGTACAAGTATGCGGACGAGGCACAGAAGGCCGTGGAGAAGCTTGATGGTTACTTTTACTTTCAAAAATCCGACATATACAAGCATATTATAGGTTGGtcttatttatgtatatatcttATTTGCTTTACAGGAAAAATTGTCGATGGCAGAGAGATTATGGTTCAGTTTGCCAAGTACGGCCCAAATGCCGAGCGAAT TCACAAGGGAAAGATATCAGAGACAACTTCAAAGACAAAAGGCAGGTCAAGAAGTCGGAGCCCTCGTCCCAG GCATCGGGATGAGGACAGGGACAGGGACAGGGACAGGGACAGGGACAACAAAAGGAGAAGTCGTAGTAGGAGTAGGGAGCGATCTGATCGTGATAGGATTCGTGGGAGGGAAAGAGAGCATCGTCGCAGGAGCAGGAGTCGTAGTGCAAGTCCTGGTCATCAGAAAGATCGTGGGAGAGGCAGACATGAAGATGAGCGGCGTAGTCGAAGCCGGTCATATGATAG TGCTTCCCCGGCTCGCCGTAGTCCCCTTCCTCAAAGGAGCCTATCTCCACGTAGGACACCTCCTGGCGTTGAAAGTCCTGATGCTCGCACACATAATGGAGCTCCTGTGTCAAAAACTGTTTCACCGGTTGGTCAACGGGGTGATTCTCAAAGCCCGGCTTCACGTAGTCCTGATGCTGAT GATTGA
- the LOC109007486 gene encoding MDIS1-interacting receptor like kinase 2-like, translating into MDATRMPLRVAVDQVHLNAACLIHCGLRFRTEAQYLLPSWASLPNIPANLNPCTWFGIYCNHAGSVIRMNLTNSGLQGTLQEFSFSLFPNLAYVDLSANTLFGTIPSQIRSLSKLIYLDLSNNKLSGKIPPEVGFLTSLQFLYLCENQLNGSIPEEISHLKSLSELHLCNNSFDGSIPTSLSILSHLASLHLYGNELSGFIPPEMGNLSNLVELFIDTNCLTGPIPSTFGNLKMLTSLLIFNNSLSGRIPPEIGNMTSLEELSLSRNHLNGSIPTSLGDLANLMILHLSFNNLSGTIPELGKLKYVYDLELSRNQLIGSIPTSFANLSDLEYLFLRDNQLSGPIPHGIGDHMNLFYLELDTNQFNGYLPANVCYGGSLKHFTASNNNFIGRVPKSLKNCTSLIRVRLEGNQLLGDISEDFGNYPNLTFMDLSHNRFYGRISGSWGQCPQLQTLIIRGNNIVGSISPGILRNLSQLHVLDLSLNRIVGVIPKELGRLTSLVQLKLNGNQLSGAIPIEFGSLTNLEFLDLSSNRLNKSIPSNFGGLMKLYHLNLSQNNFSEGIPPNLLSLSQVSELDMSYNSLAGGIPSEFGTMNSLVKLNLSHNHLSGFIPTAFEEMRGLLYVDISYNELHGPIPNSEAFLNAPLEALQGNKGLCGNVTGLQPCSKRGKKFNFAVVVPVLGALLVLLNCLTIFLIMRRRKKDPKSEESEMHEIFPTSTLDGRTMYRDIIKATNSFDAIYCIGKGGYGSVYKAKLSSGVTVAVKKLHPRHDGEQGFQKEFLNEIVALTEIRHRNIVKLHGFCSNAQYSFLVYQYIERGSLAKILGNKGVAEVVDWNKRLNIVRGVADALSYMHHDCSPPIIHRDISSGNILLDCQYEALVSDFGSAKLLKLDSSSSWTSLGGTYGYIAPELAYTMKVTEKCDVYSFGVLALEVIKGNHPGDFISSLSSPSAKENIQLKDVLDKRLPSPTLEVEDELLTVVKLATECLNVHAQSRPTMRMISQVLSTHAANRQLLAPGNS; encoded by the exons ATGGATGCAACTCGCATGCCTTTACGTGTAGCTGTTGATCAGGTTCATTTGAATGCTGCCTGCTTGATTCATTGTGGTCTAAGGTTCAG AACGGAAGCCCAATACCTCCTACCTTCATGGGCTTCCCTTCCCAATATTCCTGCCAATCTTAACCCTTGTACTTGGTTTGGTATTTATTGCAATCATGCTGGAAGTGTCATCAGAATGAACCTTACCAACTCTGGATTACAAGGTACGCTTCaagagttttctttttccttattccCAAATCTTGCATATGTTGATCTCAGTGCAAACACTCTCTTTGGTACCATTCCGTCTCAAATTAGATCTCTATCCAAACTCATCTATCTTGATTTGTCCAATAATAAGTTGTCAGGGAAAATCCCACCGGAAGTTGGTTTCCTGACTAGTCTTCAATTCCTTTACCTTTGTGAAAATCAATTAAATGGTTCAATTCCTGAAGAAATAAGTCACCTTAAGTCTCTAAGTGAGCTTCATCTATGCAACAACAGTTTCGACGGTTCCATTCCTACTTCTTTAAGCATTTTGAGCCACCTAGCTTCTTTGCATCTCTATGGCAATGAACTTTCCGGTTTCATTCCTCCAGAAATGGGAAATCTTTCCAATTTGGTTGAACTATTCATTGACACAAACTGTCTGACAGGTCCAATCCCTTCAACTTTTGGGAACTTAAAAATGCTGACCTCCTTGTTAATTTTCAATAATTCACTTTCTGGTCGTATCCCTCCAGAAATAGGAAATATGACATCCCTTGAGGAGTTAAGCCTTTCTAGAAACCATCTCAATGGTTCAATTCCAACATCATTAGGTGATTTGGCCAATCTTATGATTCTTCATCTCAGCTTTAACAATCTTTCCGGTACCATTCCTGAGTTAGGAAAATTGAAGTACGTCTATGATCTAGAGTTGAGCCGAAACCAACTTATTGGTTCTATTCCAACTTCATTTGCTAATTTGAGTGACTTGGAGTATTTATTTCTCCGTGATAACCAACTTTCTGGTCCTATTCCTCATGGGATTGGAGATCACATGAACTTGTTTTATCTGGAACTAGACACAAACCAATTTAATGGTTATTTGCCTGCAAACGTTTGTTACGGTGGATCTCTAAAACACTTCACTGCAAGCAACAACAATTTCATTGGCCGAGTCCCTAAAAGCTTGAAAAATTGCACGAGCTTGATCAGAGTTCGCTTGGAAGGTAACCAACTCCTTGGAGATATATCTGAAGACTTTGGTAACTATCCAAACTTGACCTTCATGGATCTAAGCCATAATAGATTTTATGGTAGAATCTCAGGTAGTTGGGGACAGTGCCCACAGCTACAAACCTTGATAATCAGAGGGAATAATATCGTTGGAAGCATATCTCCCGGCATTCTTCGAAACTTAAGTCAACTACATGTCCTTGATCTTTCTCTCAATCGTATAGTTGGGGTGATTCCAAAAGAACTTGGAAGGTTGACTTCTCTAGTTCAATTGAAGTTAAATGGCAATCAGCTCTCTGGTGCTATACCTATAGAATTTGGATCATTGACtaatcttgaatttcttgacTTGTCCTCGAATAGACTTAACAAGTCGATTCCAAGTAATTTTGGAGGCCTTATGAAATTATACCACTTGAATTTAAGCCAGAACAATTTTAGTGAAGGGATTCCACCCAACCTTCTGAGCTTATCTCAAGTCTCTGAATTAGATATGAGCTATAACTCTTTAGCTGGAGGTATACCATCAGAATTTGGAACAATGAATAGTTTGGTGAAGCTGAATCTCTCCCACAATCATCTTTCTGGTTTCATTCCAACAGCCTTCGAAGAAATGCGTGGCTTGTTGTATGTTGACATATCCTACAACGAGTTGCATGGTCCAATTCCCAATAGTGAAGCATTCCTAAATGCTCCGCTTGAAGCATTACAAGGGAACAAGGGATTGTGTGGTAACGTTACAGGATTGCAACCTTGCtcgaaaaggggaaaaaaattcaactttgcTGTCGTTGTCCCTGTTTTGGGAGCGCTTCTGGTTCTGCTTAATTGTTTAACGATTTTTCTAATTAtgcgaagaagaaagaaagacccAAAATCCGAAGAAAGTGAAATGCATGAAATTTTTCCAACATCAACGCTAGATGGAAGAACAATGTATCGAGATATCATAAAAGCGACCAACAGTTTTGATGCCATatattgcattgggaagggaggGTATGGAAGCGTCTATAAAGCAAAGCTGTCGTCAGGTGTTACTGTAGCAGTGAAGAAACTCCACCCACGACATGATGGTGAGCAAGGATTCCAAAAAGAATTCTTAAATGAGATTGTGGCGTTAACAGAAATTCGACATCGAAACATTGTTAAACTCCATGGTTTCTGTTCGAACGCACAATATTCATTTTTGGTTTATCAGTACATCGAAAGGGGTAGCTTGGCCAAAATCTTGGGGAACAAAGGTGTTGCTGAAGTAGTGGATTGGAATAAGAGGTTGAACATTGTTAGAGGTGTGGCTGATGCCTTGTCTTACATGCACCATGATTGCTCACCGCCAATTATACATCGAGACATATCAAGTGGCAACATCTTGTTAGATTGTCAGTATGAGGCCCTTGTTTCAGACTTCGGCTCTGCTAAGCTTCTAAAGCTAGACTCATCGTCTAGTTGGACTTCCCTTGGGGGCACATATGGATATATAGCACCAG AGCTTGCTTATACAATGAAGGTAACTGAGAAATGTGATGTATATAGTTTTGGAGTGTTGGCATTAGAAGTCATTAAGGGAAATCACCCGGGTGATTTCATCTCCTCACTATCATCTCCTTCGGCTAAGGAAAACATTCAGCTGAAGGATGTGTTGGACAAACGCCTTCCATCTCCAACACTTGAAGTTGAGGATGAACTACTAACAGTTGTAAAGCTTGCAACAGAATGCTTAAATGTCCATGCACAATCAAGGCCTACTATGCGCATGATTTCTCAAGTCTTATCCACCCATGCTGCAAATCGTCAACTACTGGCACCAGGAAATTCATGA